In Phyllopteryx taeniolatus isolate TA_2022b chromosome 1, UOR_Ptae_1.2, whole genome shotgun sequence, the following proteins share a genomic window:
- the LOC133478034 gene encoding ras-related protein Rab-9A-like, which produces MQGSYERPGSGQRRHTRAECTSRQDTAQQVNVQAAVSPCRCRPPEAMTSKSPLLKVILLGDGGVGKSSLMNRYVSEKFDCKLFHTIGVEFLNKELEVDDQSVTLQIWDTAGQERFRSLRTPFYRGSDGCLLTFGVDDAQSFRNLANWKKEFAYYADLKEPHAFPFVVLGNKVDVDERQVSAEDARRWCRDNGGLAYFETSAKEATNVASAFEEAARRMLALDERDDHLVHADTVDLSRKSGSDSGCC; this is translated from the exons ATGCAGGGCTCTTATGAGCGTCCCGGGTCCGGTCAGCGGCGGCACACTCGAGCGGAGTGCacttccaggcaggacacggcGCAGCAAGTCAACGTGCAAG CGGCTGTAAGCCCGTGCCGCTGTCGCCCGCCtgaagccatgacctccaagtCACCTCTGCTCAAGGTCATTCTCTTGGGCGACGGCGGCGTCGGCAAGTCGTCCCTCATGAACCGCTACGTTAGCGAGAAGTTTGACTGCAAGCTCTTCCACACCATCGGCGTGGAGTTCCTCAACAAGGAGCTGGAGGTGGACGACCAAAGTGTCACGCTGCAGATCTGGGACACGGCGGGCCAGGAGCGCTTCCGCAGCCTGCGCACGCCCTTCTACCGCGGCTCCGACGGCTGCTTGCTCACCTTCGGCGTGGACGACGCGCAGAGCTTCCGCAACCTGGCCAACTGGAAGAAAGAGTTCGCCTACTACGCCGACCTCAAGGAGCCCCACGCGTTCCCCTTCGTGGTGCTGGGCAACAAAGTGGACGTGGACGAACGGCAGGTGTCGGCGGAGGACGCGCGGCGGTGGTGCCGCGACAACGGCGGACTCGCCTACTTTGAGACCAGCGCCAAGGAGGCTACCAACGTGGCGTCGGCCTTCGAGGAGGCGGCTCGTCGGATGCTCGCGCTGGACGAGCGCGACGACCACCTGGTCCACGCCGACACGGTGGACCTGAGCAGGAAGAGCGGCTCGGATTCCGGCTGCTGCTGA